A genomic stretch from Dyella sp. M7H15-1 includes:
- the rlmJ gene encoding 23S rRNA (adenine(2030)-N(6))-methyltransferase RlmJ produces MNYRHAYHAGNFADVLKHSVLFALIQALQAKETPFALIDTHAGSGCYALDNEEADKTGEYRDGIARLLFPDLRHGDTPQQTLPPLLRHWLDAILVLPGNEHGLKLYPGSPLQAARAMRDIDSAYLCELHPEETRLLRELFHHDHRVHVHNRNGYEALKALLPPKEKRGLVLIDPPYEAQETEYRLIEAALKAALQRWPTGIYAIWYPIKLRSQVQPFLRGLQHCGARRVLRAELLVHSDDSPLRLNGSGMVILNAPWNLDQGLREPLQAMARLLSQERAAKWRLDWLVQDGEAADAAHSMQKNRLSPSKRGR; encoded by the coding sequence ATGAATTATCGCCACGCCTATCACGCAGGCAATTTCGCCGACGTCCTCAAGCACAGCGTGCTGTTTGCGCTGATCCAGGCGTTGCAGGCAAAAGAAACACCTTTTGCACTGATCGACACGCATGCCGGCAGCGGTTGCTATGCACTGGATAACGAAGAGGCCGACAAGACCGGCGAATACCGCGATGGCATCGCGCGTTTGTTGTTTCCGGACCTGCGACACGGCGACACGCCCCAGCAAACCTTGCCGCCGCTGCTTCGCCATTGGCTCGATGCCATCCTTGTGCTGCCCGGCAACGAACACGGCCTGAAGCTTTATCCAGGTTCGCCCTTGCAAGCCGCCCGGGCCATGCGCGACATCGATAGTGCTTATCTGTGCGAATTGCACCCCGAAGAAACCCGCTTGCTGCGCGAACTGTTCCACCACGATCATCGCGTGCATGTGCATAACCGCAACGGTTATGAAGCACTGAAAGCTTTGTTGCCACCGAAGGAAAAACGCGGATTGGTGCTGATCGATCCACCTTACGAAGCGCAGGAAACGGAATACCGCCTGATCGAAGCCGCATTGAAAGCTGCCTTGCAACGCTGGCCCACCGGCATCTACGCGATCTGGTATCCGATCAAGCTGCGCAGCCAGGTACAACCGTTCCTGCGCGGGTTGCAGCACTGTGGAGCCAGACGTGTCTTGCGCGCGGAATTGCTGGTGCATTCGGATGATTCGCCGCTGCGCTTGAACGGATCAGGCATGGTCATCCTCAATGCGCCGTGGAATCTCGATCAGGGGCTGCGCGAACCCTTGCAGGCGATGGCCCGTCTGCTGTCGCAGGAACGCGCAGCCAAATGGCGGCTGGATTGGCTGGTGCAGGACGGCGAAGCGGCTGACGCAGCCCATTCCATGCAGAAGAATCGGCTATCGCCATCAAAGCGAGGCCGTTAA
- a CDS encoding autotransporter outer membrane beta-barrel domain-containing protein, producing the protein MDVQNRGTLRGHGTIVGDVTSDGIVWSGGSMGTLTIRGNYTQSADGTLQLDVTPTQFSMLKVSGHASLAGTLDLIFAPGTYATSKFPLVQAGSLSGTFSTVTGTVPGSLDSQINYSATAAELVLMQESGTQGSATRGWVIPLDSSLFGNLMRSINLAGQQDMGSVLDVALMSHDVQCKADHAPAMQNVSSACGNGAWVQYTGSNISLDGANGLNSTTFGLLGGADYAVSDLVHVGLQAGVGQVNGSDKLGGNGRADNVHGGLYAYADAGPTVLSAVVDTMHSDYHFNRITGIGTATSAPGGHMLSAALQAAWPVQLAQWQLTPKVGVLYQQQTLDGFGEALNSTNPEASSFPVDGTRSRYTTLQPYAVMALEHSFVAHGVTYVPEVNLGYRYDTHNAVTPIVQVTAQDGTLFDLPSAAQGRGMGMASARITTQASASWSLYADYQGFFGSRLHDNALSVGFTKRF; encoded by the coding sequence GTGGATGTGCAAAACCGTGGCACGCTGCGCGGTCACGGCACCATCGTGGGCGACGTCACCAGCGACGGCATCGTGTGGTCCGGCGGGTCGATGGGCACGCTGACCATCCGGGGCAATTACACCCAGAGCGCAGATGGCACACTGCAACTGGACGTCACGCCGACGCAGTTCTCGATGCTGAAGGTCAGCGGCCATGCGAGCCTCGCCGGTACACTCGATCTGATCTTCGCGCCTGGCACCTACGCCACCAGCAAGTTCCCCCTGGTGCAGGCTGGGTCGCTCAGCGGCACGTTCAGCACGGTCACCGGTACCGTGCCGGGATCGCTCGACTCTCAAATCAACTACAGCGCGACCGCGGCCGAACTGGTCCTGATGCAGGAATCAGGGACGCAAGGATCAGCGACGCGGGGATGGGTGATACCGCTCGACAGCAGTCTGTTCGGCAACCTGATGCGCAGCATCAATCTTGCCGGTCAGCAGGATATGGGTTCGGTGCTCGACGTTGCGCTGATGTCGCACGATGTGCAATGCAAGGCCGACCATGCGCCGGCCATGCAAAATGTCAGCAGCGCGTGCGGTAACGGCGCATGGGTGCAATATACCGGTTCCAATATATCGCTCGACGGCGCCAACGGATTGAACAGCACGACCTTCGGCTTGCTGGGCGGCGCCGACTATGCCGTCAGCGATCTCGTCCACGTCGGCTTGCAGGCGGGCGTGGGACAGGTCAACGGTAGCGACAAGCTGGGCGGCAATGGTCGTGCAGACAACGTGCATGGCGGCCTCTACGCCTATGCCGATGCGGGCCCGACAGTGCTGTCGGCCGTCGTCGACACGATGCACAGCGATTACCACTTCAATCGCATTACTGGCATCGGCACGGCCACTTCCGCGCCAGGCGGCCATATGCTCTCCGCCGCCTTGCAAGCGGCCTGGCCTGTGCAGCTTGCGCAGTGGCAGCTCACACCGAAGGTAGGCGTGCTGTATCAGCAGCAGACGCTGGACGGTTTCGGTGAAGCACTGAATAGCACGAACCCAGAAGCATCAAGCTTTCCGGTCGATGGAACACGCAGCCGCTATACCACCCTGCAACCCTATGCGGTCATGGCCCTCGAACATAGCTTTGTGGCACACGGCGTGACCTACGTACCCGAAGTAAACCTGGGTTACCGTTACGACACGCACAATGCGGTGACACCGATCGTGCAGGTCACCGCCCAGGATGGCACCCTGTTCGATCTGCCGAGCGCGGCACAAGGGCGGGGCATGGGCATGGCCAGCGCGCGCATCACGACGCAAGCCAGTGCATCCTGGAGCCTGTATGCCGATTATCAAGGATTCTTCGGCAGCCGCTTGCACGACAACGCGCTGAGCGTTGGATTCACCAAGCGCTTTTGA
- a CDS encoding glycerophosphodiester phosphodiesterase has product MTTQAMEKPLASKVLVIGHRGASAMRPEHTLASYGKAIADGADYIEPDLVMTKDGVMVARHENEISGTTDVADHPEFAARKITKTIDGKTVTGWFTEDFTLAELKTLRARERLPQLRGTRYDGEFQIPTLDEIIDFVAAESAVVGRPVGIIPEIKHGTYFQKLGLPMEDKLLATVAAHSYTRSAPVEIQSFEIANLKYLHAKLGGVQARREHPNMRLLQLIEDEAKAQPYDVVVSGGMLTYGDMMTPAGLREIANYADAVGPSTRSIIPLRANGTLGKPTTLVHDAHAAGLELHPYTFRPENKFIAKNFWHGSDPKTFNESGSIAEIRAYLNTGIDAFFTDDPAVGREALDKR; this is encoded by the coding sequence ATGACGACACAAGCGATGGAAAAACCCCTGGCTTCCAAGGTGCTGGTCATCGGCCATCGCGGTGCGAGCGCAATGCGCCCCGAACATACGCTGGCCTCGTACGGCAAGGCGATCGCGGATGGTGCCGACTATATTGAACCGGATCTGGTGATGACCAAGGATGGCGTGATGGTGGCACGCCACGAGAACGAGATCAGTGGTACTACCGACGTGGCCGATCATCCGGAATTCGCCGCACGGAAGATCACCAAGACCATCGACGGCAAGACCGTCACTGGCTGGTTCACCGAGGACTTCACGCTGGCCGAATTGAAGACCTTGCGTGCGCGCGAACGGTTGCCGCAGTTACGCGGCACCCGGTATGACGGCGAGTTCCAGATTCCCACGCTGGACGAAATCATCGACTTCGTCGCTGCCGAATCAGCGGTGGTCGGTCGGCCCGTTGGCATCATTCCGGAAATCAAGCACGGCACGTACTTCCAAAAGCTTGGCCTGCCGATGGAGGACAAGCTGCTCGCCACAGTAGCTGCGCATAGCTACACGCGCAGTGCGCCGGTCGAGATCCAGTCGTTCGAGATCGCTAATCTCAAGTATTTGCACGCCAAGCTGGGCGGCGTACAAGCTCGTCGTGAGCACCCGAATATGCGCCTGTTGCAGTTGATCGAGGACGAGGCGAAAGCACAGCCTTATGATGTGGTCGTGTCCGGCGGCATGCTTACCTATGGTGACATGATGACACCGGCTGGATTGCGCGAGATTGCCAACTATGCCGATGCCGTCGGCCCATCGACGCGCTCGATCATTCCGTTGCGTGCCAATGGCACGCTAGGAAAGCCTACGACCTTGGTACACGATGCGCATGCTGCGGGGTTGGAGCTTCATCCCTACACTTTCCGTCCAGAGAATAAGTTCATCGCGAAGAATTTCTGGCACGGTAGTGACCCGAAAACCTTCAACGAATCCGGTTCGATCGCAGAGATTCGCGCTTATCTGAACACCGGCATCGATGCGTTCTTCACCGACGATCCCGCGGTTGGTCGCGAGGCGTTGGATAAGCGCTGA
- a CDS encoding DUF4019 domain-containing protein has translation MFKKRLLLVALMTVSFMGYAQSPTSTAPAHPLTPEEQRQNQQMEQAALQIAHMVDQHQVAQIWDGASSVTKQIITRDAFVKGVEADRKTVGVLEARKLASLTYNQSDGRKLPPGLFANVVFATRFANEKQPVRELVSFHLDNDHVWRVTGYSLR, from the coding sequence ATGTTCAAGAAACGTCTTTTGCTAGTTGCGCTGATGACGGTCTCCTTCATGGGTTACGCACAATCCCCCACATCGACAGCGCCGGCGCACCCGCTCACACCGGAAGAGCAGCGCCAGAATCAGCAAATGGAGCAGGCAGCGTTACAGATTGCCCACATGGTCGATCAGCATCAGGTTGCCCAGATATGGGATGGCGCTTCGTCGGTTACCAAGCAGATCATCACCCGCGATGCCTTTGTGAAGGGCGTGGAGGCTGACCGCAAAACCGTGGGCGTACTCGAAGCACGCAAGCTAGCCTCGCTGACCTACAACCAGTCCGATGGCAGGAAGCTGCCCCCGGGACTGTTCGCCAACGTGGTCTTTGCCACACGCTTTGCCAATGAGAAGCAGCCGGTGCGCGAGCTGGTTTCCTTTCACCTGGACAATGATCACGTATGGCGCGTTACCGGCTACTCCTTGCGGTGA
- a CDS encoding AsmA family protein gives MKRSHKILTWVAGVLLVLVTALILVMALFDWNRLKPAINEQVSSAIGRPFVIQGDLTAVWQREPSASGWRGWMPWPTFTARDIRIGNPSWTKQPQFAQLDALMIRVSPLPLLLHHVYVSSIQLVNPQLDLERDDHGQANWLFTLPQSSTPSSWRVDIGAIGFDKGQITLDDTAHRLHLQVTITPLQQAILYDQIVAQATTDARADMGHDVGKVVNADKTKPNTSPNAHSTRYQFAWTVNGHYQGTPVTGAGKSGAVLALQQTDQPFPMQARVHIGDSKIALVGTFTDPLHLGALDLRLWFAGTSMAKLYPIIGIALPETPPYATEGHLSAELHAHGSHFAYRDFRGRVGGSDLGGNVQVMTGGDRPKLTGDVHSQQLRFVDLAPLIGADSQAQKQQRGDTTLQPTDKVLPIEPFRTDRLRTLDADVTFSAAHIEHPVSVPLDVLDTHVVLDNGLLQLDPLHMGVAGGTIDSHIHVDGGAQPLRVAADLRARHLQLKQLFPTFQPMSTSFGEINGDATLTAHGNSIAALMGDANGELKLLMNDGAISKTLLETAGLNVANVVIGKLFGDKTVQINCAAADLAGTDGLFTSRLFVFDTSDATIYVDGTINFASEQLDLNVTPHTKGMRIFSLRSPLYVKGTMKHPDVGVHAGPLLLRGGGAVALGVLAPPAALLALTAPSHNDHANTCQRVLTDLRHAKPPAGVKK, from the coding sequence ATGAAGCGCAGCCATAAAATACTGACCTGGGTCGCAGGCGTGCTGCTGGTGTTGGTGACGGCGCTGATCCTGGTGATGGCGTTGTTCGACTGGAATCGGCTTAAACCCGCCATTAATGAACAAGTGAGTTCAGCCATAGGTCGTCCGTTTGTGATCCAGGGCGACCTGACAGCGGTCTGGCAGCGTGAACCATCTGCAAGCGGATGGCGTGGATGGATGCCCTGGCCCACGTTTACGGCACGTGATATCCGCATCGGCAATCCGTCATGGACCAAACAGCCGCAATTCGCACAGCTTGATGCCTTGATGATTCGCGTCTCGCCACTGCCGTTGCTGTTGCACCACGTGTATGTGTCGTCGATACAACTGGTGAATCCGCAGCTCGATCTTGAACGCGATGATCATGGGCAGGCCAATTGGCTGTTCACCCTGCCCCAAAGCTCGACGCCATCGAGCTGGCGCGTTGATATCGGCGCTATCGGTTTCGACAAGGGGCAGATCACACTCGATGACACCGCCCACCGGCTGCACCTGCAAGTGACGATCACGCCATTGCAGCAAGCCATTCTGTACGATCAGATCGTGGCGCAAGCCACTACGGACGCACGTGCGGATATGGGTCACGATGTCGGCAAAGTCGTGAACGCGGACAAGACCAAACCCAATACCTCGCCCAATGCCCACAGCACCCGCTATCAGTTCGCGTGGACGGTGAATGGGCATTACCAAGGCACGCCGGTGACTGGCGCCGGCAAGAGCGGTGCGGTGCTTGCGTTGCAGCAAACCGACCAGCCCTTCCCCATGCAGGCGCGTGTGCATATTGGCGACAGCAAGATCGCCTTGGTGGGCACCTTTACCGATCCGCTGCACCTGGGTGCACTGGACCTGCGCCTGTGGTTTGCCGGCACCAGCATGGCGAAGCTGTATCCGATTATTGGCATTGCACTGCCCGAAACGCCGCCCTATGCAACAGAGGGCCACCTTTCGGCCGAACTGCACGCCCATGGCAGCCATTTCGCCTATCGCGATTTCCGCGGGCGTGTCGGCGGCAGCGACCTGGGCGGCAATGTGCAAGTGATGACCGGTGGTGATCGTCCCAAGCTCACGGGCGATGTGCATTCACAACAACTGCGCTTTGTCGACCTTGCACCGTTGATCGGCGCCGATAGCCAGGCGCAGAAACAGCAGCGTGGCGATACCACCCTGCAACCTACCGACAAGGTGCTGCCGATCGAACCTTTCCGCACTGATCGCCTACGCACTCTGGATGCGGATGTCACTTTCTCCGCGGCACACATCGAACACCCCGTTTCCGTGCCGCTGGACGTACTCGACACACATGTGGTTCTGGACAACGGCCTGCTGCAACTCGATCCGCTGCATATGGGTGTGGCCGGCGGCACGATCGACAGCCACATCCACGTCGATGGTGGTGCGCAACCGCTGCGGGTGGCAGCCGATCTGCGCGCCCGCCATTTGCAACTCAAACAGTTGTTCCCGACCTTCCAGCCGATGAGCACCAGCTTCGGTGAAATCAACGGCGATGCCACACTCACTGCCCACGGCAATTCCATTGCCGCCTTGATGGGTGATGCAAACGGCGAATTGAAGCTGCTGATGAACGATGGCGCAATCAGCAAGACCTTGCTCGAAACAGCAGGTTTGAATGTCGCCAACGTAGTGATCGGCAAGTTGTTCGGCGACAAGACCGTGCAGATCAATTGTGCTGCGGCCGATCTCGCCGGCACCGACGGCCTGTTCACCAGCCGCCTGTTCGTGTTCGATACCAGCGACGCAACCATCTATGTCGATGGCACCATCAACTTCGCCAGCGAGCAACTGGATCTGAATGTCACGCCACACACCAAGGGCATGCGCATCTTCTCGCTGCGCTCGCCGCTTTATGTAAAAGGCACCATGAAGCATCCGGATGTCGGCGTGCACGCTGGGCCGCTGTTGTTGCGTGGCGGCGGCGCCGTGGCGCTAGGTGTACTAGCGCCACCCGCAGCACTGCTGGCACTGACAGCGCCGAGCCATAACGACCATGCGAATACCTGCCAACGGGTATTGACGGATCTTCGCCATGCCAAGCCGCCGGCAGGGGTTAAGAAGTAA
- a CDS encoding ESPR domain-containing protein, whose amino-acid sequence MNRVYRLVWNRSLAIVQVASELTHAGGSSSAICATRTPRRHPLALAIAVLTLACASAPAWSQTCTSTNSSGCGAPGGVGGHTGRNNDGGSGNGTGGDATVFNPNSSESPGSTAGNGNGGAGADGVFRCRRRGRDRIKRRQHFR is encoded by the coding sequence ATGAACCGTGTCTATCGACTCGTGTGGAATCGGTCGCTGGCTATCGTGCAAGTGGCCTCCGAACTCACCCACGCGGGAGGTTCGTCTTCCGCCATCTGTGCAACGCGCACACCTCGCCGCCATCCGCTTGCCTTGGCGATCGCCGTCTTGACATTGGCGTGTGCGAGCGCGCCTGCATGGAGTCAAACCTGCACGTCGACCAATTCATCCGGATGTGGCGCACCAGGTGGTGTGGGCGGGCATACCGGCCGCAACAACGATGGTGGTTCGGGCAATGGCACGGGCGGCGATGCGACCGTGTTCAATCCCAACAGCTCCGAGAGCCCTGGGAGCACGGCGGGCAACGGTAACGGTGGCGCCGGCGCAGACGGCGTCTTTAGATGTCGGCGCCGTGGGCGCGACCGGATCAAGCGGCGTCAACACTTCCGTTAG
- a CDS encoding sulfotransferase has product MTKTILRLQMPCKIHFISGLPRSGSTLLTALLRQNPRFHASMSGPLGGLFGTMLVEMSQRNESAVFISDAQRQSLLSGLFENYYRPETDAEVIFDTHRSWTTRLPALKQLMPHSRIIACVRDIHWTIDSIERLVRKNAFSPSSIFSYTAGGTVYSRANGLAGVDGMVGYAYDALKEAFFGEDTERLMLVQYDTLAREPAKVLAAIYDFIGESHFQHDFDNVHYNAREFDLRAGTPGLHDVRKRVEPVQRTSIVPPDLVRRFENDSFWKHPENNVRGVRIV; this is encoded by the coding sequence ATGACAAAAACCATTCTGAGGTTGCAGATGCCATGCAAGATCCATTTCATTTCCGGCTTGCCGCGTTCCGGTTCGACGCTTCTGACGGCGTTGCTTCGGCAGAATCCACGCTTCCACGCCAGCATGAGCGGCCCGCTCGGCGGTTTGTTCGGAACGATGCTGGTGGAGATGAGTCAGCGTAACGAGTCGGCCGTGTTCATCAGTGATGCCCAGCGTCAGAGCCTGCTGAGCGGTCTGTTCGAGAATTACTATAGGCCGGAAACCGACGCCGAAGTGATTTTCGACACCCACCGTTCCTGGACCACGCGGCTGCCGGCGCTCAAGCAACTGATGCCGCACAGTCGCATCATTGCCTGCGTGCGTGATATCCATTGGACCATCGACAGCATTGAACGGCTGGTGCGCAAGAATGCTTTTAGCCCATCGAGCATCTTCAGCTACACCGCCGGTGGCACGGTGTATTCGCGTGCCAATGGCCTGGCTGGCGTCGACGGCATGGTGGGCTACGCTTACGACGCCTTGAAGGAAGCCTTTTTTGGCGAAGACACCGAGCGGTTGATGCTGGTTCAGTACGACACGCTAGCGCGTGAGCCGGCAAAGGTGCTGGCGGCGATTTACGATTTCATCGGCGAGTCGCACTTCCAGCACGATTTCGACAACGTGCACTACAACGCACGCGAGTTTGATCTACGCGCCGGGACACCCGGGCTGCACGACGTGCGCAAACGTGTCGAGCCGGTACAGCGTACGTCCATCGTTCCGCCGGATCTGGTTCGGCGCTTTGAAAACGACAGTTTCTGGAAGCATCCGGAAAACAATGTGCGTGGTGTGCGGATTGTTTAG
- a CDS encoding class I SAM-dependent methyltransferase, which translates to MPKTYDQAYFDKWYRDPKHAVTSTATLKRKVAMVVAQAEYYLGRPVRNVLDIGCGEGVWRAPLRALRPDIHYRGLDSSEYVVRRFGHSRNIGLARFSQLAQLRFDARFDVIVCTDVLHYLKPVEIRAGLIGIGEMLEGIAFLEVFTSRDDVDGDHQDLHLRSPSWYLRAFHEEGLLPCGSHCYLGPRLERHFAALERAQVC; encoded by the coding sequence ATGCCCAAAACTTACGACCAGGCGTATTTCGACAAGTGGTATCGCGATCCCAAGCATGCCGTCACCTCCACGGCGACCCTGAAGCGCAAGGTCGCGATGGTGGTGGCGCAGGCTGAGTATTACCTGGGCCGGCCGGTCCGCAACGTGCTGGATATCGGCTGCGGAGAGGGTGTATGGCGCGCACCATTGCGTGCGCTGCGGCCGGATATCCATTACCGCGGACTGGATTCCAGCGAATATGTGGTGAGGCGCTTTGGGCACAGCCGCAATATCGGCCTTGCGCGCTTCAGCCAATTGGCCCAACTGCGTTTCGATGCGCGTTTCGATGTGATCGTGTGCACGGATGTATTGCATTACCTGAAGCCAGTGGAGATCAGGGCTGGCTTGATCGGCATTGGAGAGATGTTGGAGGGGATTGCCTTTCTGGAAGTATTTACCAGCCGCGATGACGTGGATGGCGATCACCAGGATCTGCATTTGCGCTCACCATCGTGGTATTTGCGCGCGTTTCACGAAGAGGGATTGTTGCCCTGCGGATCGCACTGTTATTTAGGGCCGAGGTTGGAGCGGCATTTTGCGGCATTGGAGCGGGCGCAGGTTTGCTAG
- a CDS encoding nucleotidyl transferase AbiEii/AbiGii toxin family protein → MASLTVNRAHHQRIMTALRAFDPEVLIRCSCYFAGGTAIALLAGEHRESVDIDFLCTTRDGMRQLRTTVTSNSLGDLLRAEAQLPLMREVMADRYGVRTVVWVDGAPIKLELVHEDRIDVTGGMIDTLPVPVLSRTDLYAEKLLANTDRGTDQAVLYRDMIDLTVMINAWGPIPTAAWQKARGAYGQKIDQAFEVVQAFLRAHPEKWKEACQRMHIDMDWQYKIGQAIGIPRHAYRKDPESGRSI, encoded by the coding sequence ATGGCGTCTTTAACGGTTAACCGGGCGCACCACCAACGCATCATGACCGCGCTGCGCGCGTTCGACCCCGAGGTGCTGATCAGGTGCTCGTGCTACTTCGCCGGCGGAACCGCGATTGCGCTTCTGGCCGGCGAGCATCGCGAGTCGGTGGACATCGACTTCCTTTGCACCACCCGCGATGGTATGCGCCAACTGCGCACCACGGTGACGAGCAACAGCCTCGGCGATCTGCTTCGCGCCGAGGCACAACTCCCCCTGATGCGAGAGGTCATGGCCGACCGCTACGGTGTGCGCACCGTTGTGTGGGTGGACGGCGCTCCGATCAAACTTGAACTCGTCCACGAAGATCGCATCGATGTGACCGGTGGGATGATCGATACACTACCCGTGCCGGTATTGAGTCGCACGGACCTCTACGCCGAAAAACTCCTGGCCAACACCGATCGTGGAACCGATCAGGCCGTGCTCTATCGAGACATGATCGATCTGACAGTCATGATCAACGCCTGGGGCCCGATACCCACGGCAGCATGGCAGAAAGCGCGCGGGGCGTATGGTCAAAAAATCGACCAGGCGTTCGAGGTGGTACAAGCATTCCTACGTGCTCACCCGGAGAAATGGAAGGAGGCGTGTCAGCGCATGCATATCGACATGGACTGGCAATACAAAATTGGCCAAGCGATCGGCATTCCACGGCATGCGTACCGCAAGGATCCGGAATCCGGTCGCTCGATCTGA
- a CDS encoding transposase → MNVTATPMKVRGVRHVASAGRVRVLMTTLFDRSLFPAKAFGDLYHPRWRIEEAFKRLKHRLHLEHVSGLSQLAVIQDLDAKVMCDNLHALVTAKAHKEAHFPEKRRINRSYATTAFRSVLSAILLGMTSATVSVTHISTP, encoded by the coding sequence ATGAATGTCACTGCCACACCCATGAAAGTGCGCGGGGTGCGCCATGTCGCTTCGGCCGGTCGCGTGCGTGTGCTCATGACCACGCTCTTTGATCGGAGCCTGTTTCCAGCCAAGGCCTTTGGCGATTTGTATCACCCGCGCTGGCGTATCGAAGAAGCGTTCAAACGCCTCAAACATCGCCTCCATCTGGAACATGTCTCGGGTCTGTCGCAACTGGCCGTGATACAGGATCTGGACGCCAAAGTCATGTGTGACAACCTGCATGCGTTAGTCACGGCCAAGGCTCACAAAGAGGCCCATTTTCCGGAAAAGCGCAGAATCAACCGCAGCTATGCCACGACCGCCTTTCGCTCGGTGTTGTCGGCGATTCTGTTGGGCATGACATCAGCGACCGTCTCCGTAACGCATATCTCAACTCCGTAG
- a CDS encoding GNAT family N-acetyltransferase, translating to MTPARDFGSHSRHALPPPRSSKRFAYPRIITTPKGEVVHTADGRELVMRAIEPDDVAAVQRCFKRLSPQDVRRRFMHAMAELPISMAQRLCEIDPELEAAYVLMDETVKPVELRGVGRIFVDMVANSAEFSVLVEREWTRVGLGARLMRQLVDECRRRGLDELWGYVLMENRPMLDLCREWGFVAQRVPGEPGTAQISLKL from the coding sequence ATGACCCCTGCTCGCGATTTTGGATCCCACTCTCGACACGCCCTGCCGCCACCGCGCAGCAGCAAGCGTTTCGCCTATCCCCGCATCATCACCACACCCAAGGGCGAGGTGGTGCATACCGCCGATGGCCGCGAACTGGTGATGCGTGCTATCGAACCGGACGACGTCGCTGCCGTGCAGCGCTGCTTCAAGCGCCTGTCGCCACAGGACGTGCGCCGCCGCTTCATGCATGCGATGGCGGAACTGCCGATCTCGATGGCGCAGCGCCTGTGCGAGATCGACCCGGAGCTGGAAGCCGCCTATGTACTGATGGACGAAACGGTAAAGCCCGTCGAGCTGCGTGGTGTAGGTCGCATCTTTGTCGACATGGTCGCCAACAGCGCCGAATTCTCGGTACTGGTGGAACGCGAATGGACGCGTGTCGGCCTTGGCGCAAGGCTGATGCGGCAACTAGTCGACGAATGCCGTCGTCGCGGCCTCGATGAATTGTGGGGCTATGTGCTGATGGAAAACCGCCCGATGCTTGACCTGTGCCGTGAATGGGGTTTTGTCGCCCAAAGGGTGCCAGGCGAACCGGGTACCGCACAGATCAGCTTGAAGCTATGA
- a CDS encoding DMT family transporter, giving the protein MQSVNKARLQIHFCVLLWGVTAILGKLITLPALSLVWWRMLLVTGALLLLPRVWRGLRAMTVRLRLAYACIGVLVSLHWLTFYAAIKLANASVGATCMALGPAFLAFVEPWLTRRRFDLREVLMAIAVVPGVAMVAGGVPSHMRLGIAVGVLSALFVALFGSLNKRLVEHGEPLTVTCIELGTGAIFLSLLAPLLPHAGPAYPLPDTHDALLLILLAFGCTLLPFSLALVALRHVSAFAMQMITNLEPVYAIVLAMLLLGEQRQLDGWFYAGVVVILAAVFAYPLLHRKDEVAIQPELLGTAESHHLD; this is encoded by the coding sequence ATGCAGTCCGTCAACAAAGCCCGCCTGCAAATCCATTTTTGCGTGCTGCTCTGGGGCGTCACCGCCATCCTTGGCAAACTGATCACCCTGCCCGCCCTGTCGCTGGTGTGGTGGCGCATGTTGCTGGTGACCGGCGCCCTGCTGTTGCTGCCGCGCGTGTGGCGCGGTTTGCGTGCCATGACGGTGCGTCTGCGACTGGCCTATGCCTGCATCGGCGTGCTGGTGTCGCTGCACTGGTTGACTTTCTATGCCGCTATCAAACTCGCCAATGCCTCGGTGGGTGCAACGTGTATGGCATTAGGGCCGGCGTTCCTTGCGTTCGTCGAGCCATGGCTGACACGCCGCCGCTTCGATCTGCGCGAAGTTTTGATGGCTATTGCCGTGGTTCCGGGCGTGGCCATGGTGGCAGGTGGCGTGCCGAGCCATATGCGCTTGGGTATTGCGGTTGGCGTGCTATCGGCTTTGTTCGTAGCGCTGTTCGGTTCGCTCAACAAGCGCCTGGTGGAACACGGCGAGCCATTGACCGTAACCTGCATCGAACTGGGTACAGGCGCCATCTTTCTTAGCTTGCTGGCACCGCTGTTGCCGCATGCCGGACCCGCCTACCCACTACCGGATACGCACGATGCCCTGCTGCTGATCCTGCTCGCATTCGGCTGCACCCTGTTGCCGTTCAGCCTGGCACTGGTGGCATTGCGCCATGTCAGCGCCTTTGCCATGCAGATGATCACCAACCTGGAGCCAGTCTACGCGATCGTGCTGGCCATGCTGTTGCTGGGCGAACAACGCCAGCTCGATGGCTGGTTCTACGCAGGCGTGGTGGTGATTCTGGCGGCGGTGTTTGCGTATCCACTGCTGCATCGTAAGGATGAGGTAGCCATCCAGCCGGAATTGCTAGGTACAGCCGAGAGCCACCATCTCGATTGA